From Suricata suricatta isolate VVHF042 chromosome 1, meerkat_22Aug2017_6uvM2_HiC, whole genome shotgun sequence, a single genomic window includes:
- the CLCN3 gene encoding H(+)/Cl(-) exchange transporter 3 isoform X2, whose translation MDASSDPYLPYDGGGDCIPLRELHKRGTHYTMTNGGSINSSTHLLDLLDEPIPGVGTYDDFHTIDWVREKCKDRERHRRINSKKKESAWEMTKSLYDAWSGWLVVTLTGLASGALAGLIDIAADWMTDLKEGICLSALWYNHEQCCWGSNETTFEERDKCPQWKTWAELIIGQAEGPGSYIMNYIMYIFWALSFAFLAVSLVKVFAPYACGSGIPEIKTILSGFIIRGYLGKWTLMIKTITLVLAVASGLSLGKEGPLVHVACCCGNIFSYLFPKYSTNEAKKREVLSAASAAGVSVAFGAPIGGVLFSLEEVSYYFPLKTLWRSFFAALVAAFVLRSINPFGNSRLVLFYVEYHTPWYLFELFPFILLGVFGGLWGAFFIRANIAWCRRRKSTKFGKYPVLEVIVVAAITAVIAFPNPYTRLNTSELIKELFTDCGPLESSSLCDYRNDMNASKIVDDIPDRPAGLGVYSAIWQLCLALIFKIIMTVFTFGIKVPSGLFIPSMAIGAIAGRIVGIAVEQLAYFHHDWFIFKEWCEVGADCITPGLYAMVGAAACLGGVTRMTVSLVVIVFELTGGLEYIVPLMAAVMTSKWVGDAFGREGIYEAHIRLNGYPFLDAKEEFTHTTLAADVMRPRRNDPPLAVLTQDNMTVDDIENMINETSYNGFPVIMSKESQRLVGFALRRDLTIAIESARKKQEGIVGSSRVCFAQHTPSLPAESPRPLKLRSILDMSPFTVTDHTPMEIVVDIFRKLGLRQCLVTHNGRLLGIITKKDILRHMAQTANQDPASIMFN comes from the exons atcaacagcaaaaagaaagaatcagcatGGGAAATGACAAAAAGTTTATATGATGCGTGGTCAGGATGGCTAGTAGTAACACTAACAGGATTGGCATCag GGGCATTGGCTGGATTAATAGACATTGCTGCTGATTGGATGACTGACCTAAAGGAGGGCATTTGCCTTAGTGCATTGTGGTACAACCACGAACAGTGTTGTTGGGGATCTAATGAAACAACATTTGAAGAGAGGGATAAATGTCCACAGTGGAAAACATGGGCAGAATTAATTATAGGTCAAGCAGAA GGTCCTGGTTCTTACATCATGAATTACATAATGTACATCTTCTGGGCCTTGAGTTTTGCCTTTCTTGCCGTTTCCCTGGTAAAGGTATTTGCTCCATATGCCTGTGGCTCTGGAATTCCAGAG attaaaactattttaagtggATTCATCATCAGAGGTTATTTGGGAAAATGGACTTTAATGATTAAAACCATCACATTAGTATTGGCTGTGGCATCAGGTTTGAGTTTAGGAAAAGAAGGTCCTCTGGTACATGTGGCCTGTTGctgtggaaatattttttcctacctCTTTCCAAAGTATAGCACAAATGAAGCTAAAAAAAGGGAG GTGCTATCAGCTGCCTCAGCTGCAGGTGTTTCTGTAGCGTTTGGTGCACCGATTGGAGGAGTTCTTTTTAGCCTGGAAGAG gttagctattattttcctcttaaaacttTATGGAGATCATTTTTTGCTGCTTTAGTGGCTGCATTTGTTTTGAGATCCATCAATCCATTTGGTAATAGCCGTCTGGTCCTTTTTTATGTGGAGTATCATACACCGTGGTACCTTTTTGAactgtttccttttattctcctCGGGGTATTTGGCGGGCTTTGGGGAGCCTTTTTCATTAGGGCAAATATTGCCTGGTGTCGTCGACGCAAATCCACCAAATTTGGAAAGTATCCTGTTCTTGAAGTCATCGTTGTTGCTGCCATCACTGCAGTGATAGCCTTCCCTAATCCATATACCAGGCTCAACACCAGTGAGCTGATTAAAGAGCTTTTTACAGACTGTGGCCCTCTGGAATCCTCTTCTCTTTGTGACTACAGAAATGACATGAATGCCAGTAAAATTGTTGATGATATTCCTGATCGTCCAGCAGGCCTTGGAGTATACTCAGCTATATGGCAGTTATGCTTAGCactcatatttaaaattataatgacaGTATTCACTTTTGGCATCAAG GTTCCGTCGGGCTTGTTCATTCCCAGCATGGCCATCGGTGCGATTGCCGGAAGGATTGTGGGGATTGCCGTGGAACAGCTTGCGTATTTTCACCATGACTGGTTTATCTTTAAAGAGTGGTGTGAGGTTGGAGCCGACTGCATTACACCTGGCCTTTATGCCATGGTTGGTGCTGCTGCGTGCTTAG gTGGTGTGACAAGGATGACCGTCTCCCTGGTGGTTATTGTTTTTGAGCTTACTGGAGGCTTGGAATATATCGTTCCCCTGATGGCTGCAGTAATGACCAGTAAATGGGTTGGTGATGCTTTCGGTAGGGAAGGCATTTATGAAGCACACATCCGGTTAAATGGATACCCTTTCTTGGATGCGAAGGAAGAATTCACTCATACCACTCTGGCTGCTGACGTCATGAGACCTCGAAGGAATGATCCTCCCTTAGCTGTCCTGACACAGGACAATATGACAGTGGATGATATAGAAAACATGATTAATGAAACCAGCTACAATGGCTTTCCTGTCATAATGTCAAAAGAATCTCAGCGATTAGTGGGATTTGCCCTCAGAAGAGACCTGACAATTGCAATAG AAAGTGCTAGAAAAAAGCAAGAAGGTATCGTGGGCAGTTCTCGTGTGTGTTTCGCACAGCACACCCCATCTCTTCCAGCGGAGAGTCCTCGGCCACTGAAGCTCCGGAGCATTCTTGACATGAGCCCGTTCACCGTGACAGATCACACCCCAATGGAGATCGTCGTGGATATTTTCCGAAAGCTGGGTCTGAGGCAGTGCCTTGTAACTCACAATGG GCGCCTCCTTGGCATTATAACAAAAAAAGATATCCTCCGTCATATGGCCCAGACGGCAAACCAAGACCCCGCTTCAATAATGTTCAACTGA
- the CLCN3 gene encoding H(+)/Cl(-) exchange transporter 3 isoform X3 gives MTNGGSINSSTHLLDLLDEPIPGVGTYDDFHTIDWVREKCKDRERHRRINSKKKESAWEMTKSLYDAWSGWLVVTLTGLASGALAGLIDIAADWMTDLKEGICLSALWYNHEQCCWGSNETTFEERDKCPQWKTWAELIIGQAEGPGSYIMNYIMYIFWALSFAFLAVSLVKVFAPYACGSGIPEIKTILSGFIIRGYLGKWTLMIKTITLVLAVASGLSLGKEGPLVHVACCCGNIFSYLFPKYSTNEAKKREVLSAASAAGVSVAFGAPIGGVLFSLEEVSYYFPLKTLWRSFFAALVAAFVLRSINPFGNSRLVLFYVEYHTPWYLFELFPFILLGVFGGLWGAFFIRANIAWCRRRKSTKFGKYPVLEVIVVAAITAVIAFPNPYTRLNTSELIKELFTDCGPLESSSLCDYRNDMNASKIVDDIPDRPAGLGVYSAIWQLCLALIFKIIMTVFTFGIKVPSGLFIPSMAIGAIAGRIVGIAVEQLAYFHHDWFIFKEWCEVGADCITPGLYAMVGAAACLGGVTRMTVSLVVIVFELTGGLEYIVPLMAAVMTSKWVGDAFGREGIYEAHIRLNGYPFLDAKEEFTHTTLAADVMRPRRNDPPLAVLTQDNMTVDDIENMINETSYNGFPVIMSKESQRLVGFALRRDLTIAIESARKKQEGIVGSSRVCFAQHTPSLPAESPRPLKLRSILDMSPFTVTDHTPMEIVVDIFRKLGLRQCLVTHNGRLLGIITKKDILRHMAQTANQDPASIMFN, from the exons atcaacagcaaaaagaaagaatcagcatGGGAAATGACAAAAAGTTTATATGATGCGTGGTCAGGATGGCTAGTAGTAACACTAACAGGATTGGCATCag GGGCATTGGCTGGATTAATAGACATTGCTGCTGATTGGATGACTGACCTAAAGGAGGGCATTTGCCTTAGTGCATTGTGGTACAACCACGAACAGTGTTGTTGGGGATCTAATGAAACAACATTTGAAGAGAGGGATAAATGTCCACAGTGGAAAACATGGGCAGAATTAATTATAGGTCAAGCAGAA GGTCCTGGTTCTTACATCATGAATTACATAATGTACATCTTCTGGGCCTTGAGTTTTGCCTTTCTTGCCGTTTCCCTGGTAAAGGTATTTGCTCCATATGCCTGTGGCTCTGGAATTCCAGAG attaaaactattttaagtggATTCATCATCAGAGGTTATTTGGGAAAATGGACTTTAATGATTAAAACCATCACATTAGTATTGGCTGTGGCATCAGGTTTGAGTTTAGGAAAAGAAGGTCCTCTGGTACATGTGGCCTGTTGctgtggaaatattttttcctacctCTTTCCAAAGTATAGCACAAATGAAGCTAAAAAAAGGGAG GTGCTATCAGCTGCCTCAGCTGCAGGTGTTTCTGTAGCGTTTGGTGCACCGATTGGAGGAGTTCTTTTTAGCCTGGAAGAG gttagctattattttcctcttaaaacttTATGGAGATCATTTTTTGCTGCTTTAGTGGCTGCATTTGTTTTGAGATCCATCAATCCATTTGGTAATAGCCGTCTGGTCCTTTTTTATGTGGAGTATCATACACCGTGGTACCTTTTTGAactgtttccttttattctcctCGGGGTATTTGGCGGGCTTTGGGGAGCCTTTTTCATTAGGGCAAATATTGCCTGGTGTCGTCGACGCAAATCCACCAAATTTGGAAAGTATCCTGTTCTTGAAGTCATCGTTGTTGCTGCCATCACTGCAGTGATAGCCTTCCCTAATCCATATACCAGGCTCAACACCAGTGAGCTGATTAAAGAGCTTTTTACAGACTGTGGCCCTCTGGAATCCTCTTCTCTTTGTGACTACAGAAATGACATGAATGCCAGTAAAATTGTTGATGATATTCCTGATCGTCCAGCAGGCCTTGGAGTATACTCAGCTATATGGCAGTTATGCTTAGCactcatatttaaaattataatgacaGTATTCACTTTTGGCATCAAG GTTCCGTCGGGCTTGTTCATTCCCAGCATGGCCATCGGTGCGATTGCCGGAAGGATTGTGGGGATTGCCGTGGAACAGCTTGCGTATTTTCACCATGACTGGTTTATCTTTAAAGAGTGGTGTGAGGTTGGAGCCGACTGCATTACACCTGGCCTTTATGCCATGGTTGGTGCTGCTGCGTGCTTAG gTGGTGTGACAAGGATGACCGTCTCCCTGGTGGTTATTGTTTTTGAGCTTACTGGAGGCTTGGAATATATCGTTCCCCTGATGGCTGCAGTAATGACCAGTAAATGGGTTGGTGATGCTTTCGGTAGGGAAGGCATTTATGAAGCACACATCCGGTTAAATGGATACCCTTTCTTGGATGCGAAGGAAGAATTCACTCATACCACTCTGGCTGCTGACGTCATGAGACCTCGAAGGAATGATCCTCCCTTAGCTGTCCTGACACAGGACAATATGACAGTGGATGATATAGAAAACATGATTAATGAAACCAGCTACAATGGCTTTCCTGTCATAATGTCAAAAGAATCTCAGCGATTAGTGGGATTTGCCCTCAGAAGAGACCTGACAATTGCAATAG AAAGTGCTAGAAAAAAGCAAGAAGGTATCGTGGGCAGTTCTCGTGTGTGTTTCGCACAGCACACCCCATCTCTTCCAGCGGAGAGTCCTCGGCCACTGAAGCTCCGGAGCATTCTTGACATGAGCCCGTTCACCGTGACAGATCACACCCCAATGGAGATCGTCGTGGATATTTTCCGAAAGCTGGGTCTGAGGCAGTGCCTTGTAACTCACAATGG GCGCCTCCTTGGCATTATAACAAAAAAAGATATCCTCCGTCATATGGCCCAGACGGCAAACCAAGACCCCGCTTCAATAATGTTCAACTGA